A DNA window from Myxocyprinus asiaticus isolate MX2 ecotype Aquarium Trade chromosome 15, UBuf_Myxa_2, whole genome shotgun sequence contains the following coding sequences:
- the LOC127453178 gene encoding serine/threonine-protein kinase DCLK3-like codes for MAYSTQTLAGGCFGKIYKEKYGETWAAVKRVPLGIINKQQLERECRVYHNVRHPNVVKLLGDPWLKDSKWNIPLEFIFGEDLETTIFKAQVSKIQLTPAVKGTIITGMCEGLLHLHSKDIVHQDLKPDNIMVEYQTHRAVIIDLGLAKFFRNEFTSAVNMGNEAYSAPEILQMNGVRDKRSDVWAMGKIIAEVCVRFRLQTQFVSASKIRETLKDQPYCIPVSSMVEVNPNYRATMAAVISDIRRAGSTSQMDMRQRDVTVTQTNEVRGNQKWCPQVPAVPKMEVKNPPMVIYRQDPPHQREAVKALVPVKGEALNNQMSLMSFPCPLPETGKVTQERYNEEKGALEYKEIVTKGGKIIKYEKVQITKDS; via the exons ATGGCGTACTCTACACAAACACTGGCTGGGGGCTGCTTTGGGAAAATATACAAGGAGAAGTATGGAGAGACATGGGCTGCTGTGAAGAGAGTCCCTCTTGGCATCATCAACAAACAACAGCTGGAAAGAGAATGCAGAGTATACCA TAATGTTCGGCATCCCAACGTTGTGAAACTTCTTGGAGATCCGTGGCTGAAAGACTCCAAGTGGAACATTCCTTTGGAATTCATCTTTGGTGAAGACCTTGAGACAACCATCTTTAAAGCGCAAGTTTCTAAAATACAG CTGACTCCAGCAGTGAAAGGCACCATCATAACTGGTATGTGTGAAGGTTTGCTTCACCTGCACAGTAAAGACATCGTCCACCAGGACCTCAAACCCGATAACATCATG GTTGAGTATCAAACCCACCGTGCTGTTATCATTGATTTGGGGCTGGCTAAATTCTTCAGAAATGAATTCACCTCTGCAGTAAACATGGGTAATGAGGCTTACTCAGCTCCAGAGATCCTGCAGATGAATGGAGTTCGTGACAAGCGTTCAGACGTTTGGGCCATGGGTAAAATCATAGCTGAGGTCTGTGTCAGGTTCAGGTTACAGACCCAATTTGTGTCAGCCAGTAAAATTCGGGAAACTCTTAAAGACCAGCCGTACTGTATTCCTGTGTCCAGTATGGTGGAAGTCAATCCGAACTACAGAGCAACTATGGCTGCAGTTATCTCAGACATTAGGAGAGCTGGTTCAACTTCACAAATGGACATGAGGCAAAGAGATGTCACAGTGACACAGACAAATGAAGTTAGAGGAAATCAAAAGTGGTGTCCACAAGTGCCCGCTGTACCTAAGATGGAGGTAAAGAATCCTCCTATGGTAATTTATCGGCAGGATCCACCTCATCAGAGAGAGGCGGTGAAGGCATTAGTCCCAGTAAAAGGTGAGGCCTTAAACAATCAGATGTCCCTGATGTCATTTCCTTGCCCTCTTCCGGAAACCGGAAAAGTGACTCAGGAACGCTACAATGAGGAGAAAGGAGCTCTAGAATATAAAGAGATTGTCACGAAAGGTGGGAAGATCATTAAGTATGAGAAAGTGCAAATAAccaaagattcttaa
- the LOC127453179 gene encoding uncharacterized protein LOC127453179, with amino-acid sequence MASSTPTLAGGCFGKIYMVKYGDTWAAMKKVPLSLLSKTQLERECKVYNNARHPHVVKLLGNPWLKESKWHIPLEFIFGEDLETTIFKAQISKIQLTQAVKDTIISGMCEGLLHLHSKDIVHQDLKPDNIMVEHQTHRAVIIDLGLAKFFKNGLTSAMNLGNEAYSAPEILQMNGVRDKRSDVWAMGKIIAELCARVRLPTQYVSASKIQETLKDQPYCIPVSNMVEVNPKYRATMAAVISDIRRAGSTSQMDMRQRDVTVTQTNEVRGNQKWCPQVFTLSMLNTENPYWQDSSQKRVVVKTLVPLKGESLNNQQSLMSFPCPLPETGKVTQQRYTERKGVIEYKEIVTEGGRVTKYEKVQIRKTF; translated from the exons ATGGCGTCCTCCACACCAACTCTGGCTGGGGGCTGCTTTGGGAAAATATATATGGTGAAATATGGAGACACATGGGCTGCAATGAAGAAAGTCCCTCTAAGCCTTCTCAGCAAAACACAGCTGGAAAGAGAATGCAAAGTATATAA TAATGCCCGGCATCCCCATGTGGTGAAACTTCTTGGTAACCCTTGGCTGAAAGAATCCAAGTGGCACATTCCTTTGGAATTCATCTTTGGTGAAGACCTTGAGACAACCATATTTAAAGCACAAATTTCTAAAATACAG CTAACTCAAGCAGTGAAAGACACAATCATCTCTGGTATGTGTGAAGGTTTGCTCCATCTACATAGTAAAGACATCGTCCACCAAGACCTCAAACCTGATAACATCATG GTTGAGCATCAAACCCACCGTGCTGTGATCATTGATTTGGGGCTGGCTAAATTCTTCAAAAATGGGCTCACCTCTGCAATGAACTTGGGAAATGAGGCTTACTCAGCTCCAGAGATCCTACAGATGAATGGAGTTCGTGACAAGCGTTCAGATGTTTGGGCCATGGGTAAAATCATAGCTGAACTCTGTGCCAGGGTCAGGCTACCGACCCAATATGTGTCAGCCAGCAAAATTCAGGAAACACTTAAAGACCAGCCGTACTGTATTCCTGTGTCCAATATGGTGGAAGTCAATCCGAAGTACAGAGCAACTATGGCTGCAGTTATCTCAGACATTAGGAGAGCTGGTTCAACTTCACAAATGGACATGAGGCAAAGAGATGTCACAGTGACACAGACAAATGAAGTTAGAGGAAATCAAAAGTGGTGTCCACAAGTATTTACTTTATCAATGTTGAACACTGAGAATCCTTATTGGCAGGATTCATCGCAAAAGAGAGTGGTGGTAAAAACATTAGTCCCTTTAAAAGGTGAGAGCTTAAACAATCAGCAGTCCCTGATGTCATTTCCTTGCCCCCTTCCTGAAACCGGAAAAGTGACTCAGCAACGCTACACTGAGAGAAAAGGAGTGATAGAATATAAAGAGATTGTTACAGAGGGTGGGAGAGTCACTAAGTATGAAAAAGTGCAAATAAGAAAAACATTCTAA